The stretch of DNA AAGGGCATTCATTTCAATTAGAGCAAGTGCCTCAGCTGCCCTGGCGGCTTCCTCCATCTTCTTGGCTGCAATCCATCTCATTTGAGCAGTCCTGCGACAGGGCCTATTTTCTTCATTCCCTGGTAGTGGCGTTGATCTTGGAACTTCAGTTTTTGCAGGATCAACCGTTTTCTTAAACTGCTCGAGCTTCGAGTTGTTGTGAAATGGAGATCTTAAGATGTTGGAACAATTCTCAAAACTCCCATGATTGGCAGCACCCACATTGTTGGCAATCTGTGGCTTCACCTTCACCCCTGCAAACTTACAAGTTAGCCTCTCAAGGGTGATATCAAGTAAACTTTTCTCTTTCTTCGTATTCTTATTTAGAGACTCAACAAAAGTTTGAATCACCCCAAGATCATTGATAGTTTTACCAAGGTTCAGTTTTGCTTCTTTCAACTCCATCAAGATCAAATCAGGAGATGAAATGGGGCAGAGGCTTGAACCCCCGTTCCCGATCCGTTCACGGTGCTCCATGTTCATTTCTTTGATAGCAGGAGATGGCATGTTGTCTGGTGTAGCAGTGGCCATGCATTTCAAAGCTTCATTCTGGAGCTGTCTCTTTAAATCTTCCACAATCCTTTTTGTAGTTCCAAGTTCTTCAAGCACATCCAAAGTCTCCAACTCTTTCACAATCAGATCTTTCTCCAATTCTGCTGCTTGTTCTTCCACTTTCTTTATGTCAAACTCTTCAATCCCGTTCTGTTCATAACAAATTCGATTTATCGTACATTAAAATTGGAATAGAAATCCTCTGCCCACATATTGGTTCCCCCTCCCTGCCCCTTTCACGTttagctttttttatttttttttaatttcattaattgtttttttataaaacttattagttttttttaagtaaaaaagacttattaatattatttgttgTTTTACGTCAcgcttttaattttataaataatttgtttaattaagagtagaatttaattattataaaaatagtttaaattaaattttattatataataatttataattaaatagacgattaaaattattcaaaatttaatatgtctcattaaaaaatgaaattttttttttctttttgaaataataGGATACAAATGCTAAATCAATTGCAAATaattgtataaatcaaattattaaaaataataaaaatattatttaaaataaaaatatattgaataattttaacaattatttaaatgcctgtttttgagtaatttagatgcatttttatattttaatatcttatttaaatgatatttcattaaaattgaataattataaaaatttaaataaaataaaagataaattaagATAGATAAAAGcaacttaagaaaaaaaattaaaattagggtAGTCAATTTTATTTTAGTATCGTCTTTATTGGTTGGAACGTTATTTTGAGTAGTAAACCGGAATAATAAACTTTAAGTTTTGTTGTAAATTTCGGTCAATATTGTTCATACCAGTGCGTATTGGTTGATTTCGCCGTTtcaattgaaatttgatttactagttgataaaaaataattttgaacttaaatttaaattttttttatcatttattttggattttattgaATCATGGGTTTTTATATGTATGGTATGTGATGATCTTATTGTTCAATTTATGTAATAAATTCttttgctaatttatttttattttgtttaatgatggACTATATTTGTGAacctaaataatattttatataattgatgagtattttatatttaagaatttctcattatttgatatatatatacatatattaattttttttaaaaataacaataaatccaaaataataCATCGAAATAGACTGGCATCAATACATTCAAGTGCCAATAAAAAAATGTATCcacttctaaaattttaatataaccctttaaaaaactcaaagaatgagaatggaaaaatattttctataaattaaaaTCTCTATTGAATTctataaattaagaaataaaatttaatttagaattaattttactattgaataaataaattaattaaaaattttaattttttatttactaagacaattaattttttaaaaatttgttttataCCGTAACTTGAGATTGATTTATTAATTGCGTCTACttcgaaaaaaaaagtttttttttcttaattttttaatgaaacacGTTAACTTTGGAATGAATTTAAGATtactatttaaatataaattattatcataatttactttttactataaaatttaaatagtacatattaaattttgaataaaactAAAATCTCTAAATATTTGTAattgttatataataaaatttaatttaaattatttttataataataccaataaattaaaactaaattaaatttgaaaaaaaacagaAGAGAAAGGTTGACGTGAAAGGGGCAGGGAGAGGCACCAATATGGGTGCACGAGATTTTAATTCTTGCGaggtataataatttattttgctttttaattttacaaaaaaaaagttattttagttatttatttatttatttttgtctctTTTAGTAGGGGTGCTTAAACGGTTAatagtattaattaaattaaccgaactttgtatgtttttttattaaaataagtataaaacatatcaaaaaaattgataatgtttatttgataaaattatctaaattaaccgaattaaaactacatataatttttattattaattcttaAGTTCGGTTAGTTTGATGAATTTCCTGATTTTGAATCGAGTTAGATCGGTTAACTGACCGATTAATCGAATTAGAtcgattcaattaattaattcagttttaacTGAAATTTAAACACCCCTATATTTTAGATCTTGAATTTgcattatttatcaaatcacttaaaaatatatagaaaaattaacatctgttaactttgctgacatgACATCTACATAGCAATTCACATGTATGCCGTgctagtaattaattaattttaaaaaattaaaaattaaaaaggttaTTGTGAAATATGGTGTTTAAATCCGATAATTAAAAGGACTTGGACATCTATACATATAACTTGCTACAAAACAAAGCATACTTCACATCATATGTAGTCGAATTAAAAGCAAAAAATACTTACATACGTCTCTCCAAACTTGTACAATGGCACCCTAGGTCCGCTGCCACCAAACCGGGTTACAGCCTCCTTAACCGACACAAAAGGCGGTGAAGTATCGATCTCTGCTCTCAAACTAACCCTCCTTATCCCCGGATTCGGGTCTCTGCTTGAGTCGGTGCAAAACCCAAAATTCTTGGAGCTGTGCTCAGGTCTCATCTCCCGGATTCCGGGTGTACCTGGAACCCCTTCCATAGGAGACCCTTGAGGCACTGCTGCCATTACATATGCGCATAAATTAAATAAGCTTCAAGAACGAAATGTTAATGTCAATTTGAGTGTAGATGCAAAAGAGAATTGTctcatattttaaaatgaaaaaagaagaagaagatacaTGATGAGAAATCAAGAAATCTGCATGATTATGTCCATAGTCCCACAAGGTGAGAGAGCAAAGGTGGCAAAatgatttaatttctttttcttttctctggtGTTTtggatgaatgtttgaagtttaGTGACGTGTTTAATGGGCATTGGTTGGTAGGATGATGAGTCAGAGTTGGTGGGTCAAGGGGTTTGAGTTGAAGCCAAAAATATGATGACATATCAGCATGTTGGCATGAGGTTGGAATTACATGCTTATGGGTTGATTTataattagggtaaactataaaaatagtcacttttgtttgtctcagattacattttagtcatttatgtttgaaatgttacgttttagtcacttatgttatcgttttgttacgaagtggttaCTCTATCGTTAAGCTCTGTTACCTCCCTAATGgcggtcctacgtggcagtccaaatggatTTTAATTGTCAACTTAGATGTCCTACGTAACAGtccaaattgatttttatttaattaaaaacctattttcatcccaacaactagacatccaagttggcatttaaaacccatttggactgccacataggaCTTCCGTTAAGGAGGTAACGGATTTTAACAGTAGTATGACCGCTTCGTAAAAaaatgataacataagtgactaaaatgtaatttgaggtaaacaaaagtgactatttttatagtttaccgtTATAATTAAGCATTTGGGCGTTGATTGCGGTTTTTAAGGGATGGTTATGTTGGGAAGGGCAGATTTGCAGTTTTATTGCAAggtctaatcaaatcataaaactAAACGACATCGTTTGCGTAAAATTGAAGAGAATGATTACATCTATGTCAAGATATCATAAATATACTTCTTAACTTTTTTTTAGCGAGTCTCACGCAAAATGTCACCAAACAATCTtacattaatttaattcaaactacaagaaaattttaaaaatattaattttttattaggaaTAAGATCCTAAAATTTATAGTATATTGATTTATTTGACTTCGACTTGTACATAGGTCGAGTCATCCGGCCCGAAGGCTTGCCCGAAAAATTagagggtttgagtaaaaatataggcccaaaaaataagtttgggcaaaaaaataagatCTGTTTAGAAAACGGGCTAAGTTTTGGGTAAGGCTATTTTAGGCCAAGTCCAATCTGACCCGAATATTATTTTCTtgccatttttttgtttttttattattttcttgccattttcttattttttcactattttgctaccagtttacaattatattgctattattttgttgttattatttagatattgtataacccttgttttattgttaattttgttactatttttcacatttgcttgttaagttacatttatctcagtgttatttaagtatatatatattaatttattttcaatttttttggaaatatttattttaattttttaaatattttttaaaaataaattatataaaaaataatatgggcgggTCGAGCCTAGAtcgggttttagtatttttatccagGTCaggtttgggtaaaattttaggcccatttttcgggtcgggcctaaattttttgttGAGTTCGGCCTGACCCATGGACACCTATAATTTGActctccaactttacaaaaaaaaaattagcacttcatttaatttttcggtttttttaacttttaaacttgcactatttgtcaaatcactccaaaatCAATGTAAAAGTTAACAATatacttaagaaaaaaaatattaatgtagAAAGGAATTATGATCATTTTGCCACCAATTTGACATTAGAAGTGAGCCTTCTTCCTCAAAAACATGTTACCctacaaaacaaaataataggaaaaagaatatctcagaatattataaaaagctaaaatgtatgaaatatataaaagaaaagaaacaacaaGAGATAAACTAATAAAATGTTATAGATGTGGAAACCCAAGACACATCTCCAAATATTGTAAGGTTAAgagaaatattaataatttaaatctagATAAAGAAATAGAACAAAAAATCAATGAAATTGTTCTAGATGAATTATATATAGATGAATTACATATAATATCTAAATCCCTTAATGAAAATAAAGATTCACTAAATATGTTAACCAAAGACCAAGAATTCATAATTTAAGTTATTGTTAAAATCTTAAAATCCTCATTAAAAGACAAACCCGAAAAATAAATTACTCCTAACCAATCACAAATGTACAATgtacaatatttaatatttaatagataTGAAAAACGAAACCTagacaaataaatttttttattacaatgGAAAATAAGACAAATTAAGTTAGAGCTTTCCCAGTTTAAAAATGAACAACAAGAAACAAATGCAAACTTTAAAACATGAAATCAAAGAAGATAGTTCTTCAGAAACTAAACTCGAGACAGGAGAAAATACACAAGAATACATTATGGTTTTTACTGAAGTATCCATCCAaagatatttgataaaaataaatgttattaTAAACAACAAATTTCAATTGGAAACAATAGCCCTTTTCGACACATGAGTAGATCAAAACTATATTAGAGAAGACATAATTCTAACAAAATACAATGACAAAACATCAGAATCTCTTAAAGCTGTAAATggtaaaaaactcaaaattaccTACAAAATTCCCAATGCTGAAATTTGTAATAATTGTATCAAATATCAAACATGGTTTTTAATGGTAGAAGATATTATCCAAGACGTCATATTAGGAACCCTATTCATATATTTAGTCAAACCATATAAGGTAACAAATCTTTCAATCTTCACCAAAGTTTTAAATACAAAGGTAGAATTCCCTTTtgtaaaaaaacccaaaataagttGATTAATCAGAAACAGAAACAAATTTCTTTTCTAAAAGAAgaatatgtttttaaaaattaattgaacatTTAGCAAAAAGAGAAAACCAAAAAAAGAATAAACCAAATTAAAGAAGGAATAGAATCAACCATATGTTTTTCCATCCCTAATGTCTTTTGGAATAGGAAAAAAAACATGAAGTAACATTACCTTAAGAAAGTGATTTTGATTTAAGACAAATTCCAACAAAAGTAATGCCAATACAAAcgaacaaagaaatggaagaattttgtagaaaagaaatacaagattttctcaataaaaaattatcaGAAAAACAGCTCTCCTTGGTGTTGCTCCGCATTCTATGTGATAAAAAATGCATTCTATGTGATAAAACACCAAGATTAGTTATTAATTATAAACCCctcaatcaaaatataaaatggaTTAGATGCCCAATCTcaaataaaaaggatttaatgCAAAAAATTTGCAACGCCAACATTTTCTCTAATTTCGACATAAAATCAAGATTTtgacaaatttaaataaaaaaaagaaagatacaaAACGACATTTACTATTCCATTTAGGTAATATGAATGAAATGTAATGCCTTTTGAATTAAAAAATGCTCCATCTAAATTTCAAAGAATTATGAATGAGAATGGTATGGAGCTTAAGACATGGAAGTGACATCCAATCAAATATATCAATATGATCATATAGTGTATACCAATGTAGCTGTGATGTTAGGGAGATGATGACTAACCAGGACAAAGTTATACACATTGATGCCAAATGTAAGCTCAAGTAAACATTTCATAGTAAGAAGATACAAaagatttatataaatttataacaaGTTGCCAATAAAAGGAATACTAATTCCTAATCCAAAATACTAGACCTATATCTAGCTCTAAActtaattctaagtttaatcctAGAACAAGTCTTAAGTTCAATCAAAAGGATAATCTTAAGTCTATATACTAATCCATAACATATGTCTAATCCTAGGACTTTAGGCCATTATGTACAAGTGCCTCCTACATAACTTATGGTAATGGGTAATTAAAGCAAGGATTTTGAAACTATTTAATACTTTGTAAAAAGACCATCAAAGGTTAAAATGAGACAAAAACATTTTTGATCATCttgaacattttcaaaaaaaattgagataatgcAAAGATGCTCAAATGATCATATGTGTAATGACTTGCTTTTCATTGGTGTCAGAGAACCCAATTCGAGGTCGAATTTATTAAATCGAATTagtccaaaattttttatttgaacatctataaaacaaatacaaCTTTTGAAAAGAGAATtatttagtaaaattattaaatagggtattaattaaatttagttcaaGGACTTAATTGTGATGTGAGTTTAACTGAAGGAGGTTGGTTGAAGAATTAATAAGCCTTTATTGTGATAATTACCCAATCCTTAATAGCGATTAAACCATTCTTAGGTTTGGTTTAGTGGATTAAGATGATCTAAACCATTCTTTTTTCATTATCTCATTTCTAATAAAATATCAGTCATTAGATTAGtaagtaattttaattaaattaattattaacatatattgGTGGGagtgtaacgacccgatagttagGGGTATCGGATAGTGCATTTCTGGGActccatatattttttaaaaatatttacgaagctagttgtgtagttaattaggttccGGTTAAGcgaatttgcttgaattaagaGCTATtagagtataaggactaaatcgcgtataggataaaagttgaattataggttaaaatttaattaaaggggctaaagaagcaattatgcaTTGTTCCATTAAGTGGACGGCATTAatgatgattatatatattaacttaccatgtatattatatgttatattatataataagaaatatatatgtacatatgtgttttaattataataaaataaagtaataataataaaagaaagaataaagaaaaagaattaggAAGACATGCAAAAgtttgagaaagaaaagaaagaagagaagaagggtTAACGCACGGCTATAGGGACCTTAAGGTTCaaacttcaattggttagtcaatttagttcattttcttagaatttttatatttttggaattctGGTGTTAAGTACTACCCAACCCATGTttaaattttagcaattattaagattttaaatgttgttaatgttaaatagttttagtattaggaattaaattgatagatttttaagctagaaatagaaaaggattaaatagtagaacaaattgtaaattttgtgtattagggactaaattgtgaaaaaattgaaatttaagggtttaattgaaaatagggaACTAAATTCATCTTAAAGTGAAATTAGtgtaaaaatataagattaaatgtgaaatttaattgtgttgtattgatatattttaattgttttaattccgtagctaacgttgtaccgaaatcctcgactaaaaaggggaaggataaaatcgacgtcgaatagctcggaatccacgatttgtatttctataaatccGAACCTAgtttttaattattgtaattcgatttaatgcatatggtaagtgattgaggtgagtatttggcattttgatagttgattgaaatggattgaattggtacagtatgaatgtattgatttatttgaattgaaatgaatatatgtgcaaatatgagaattggacagtggttgtatttgaaatgtgaaattaaccctattaactgtattgggctgagttggatatagatggcatgccataggataggaagagttcagggatttcttcaactttgagtcgatgaggcactgggtgccaaactagtgtgttggttggatccatgtattcGTCAGAgttcgagtcatgttaataggggtaaataaataataaagttctataTTTGATATTAAAAAGACATAATATgttaaatggaaatgagatattagatggaaaaatgaaatgtgaaattgttgtgaacaaaaagaaaaatatgagttATGTGCTCATGAATTGAATAAGGAATGAGTTGTGCCATTGTAAAAATGCCAATGTTGATTGATATGtgaaagctatttatatagcaagtgatgagaaTTGAAATAATTGTGAAAGCCAAATCAAGAATGAAATCATGTGAAAAATTGAATACAATATAGAATGATgcgaaaatatttatgaatttgaaAAGATGATATCTTGTAATGATATGCTTAGTTAGAATATGATTGAATAATTCGGTTTTAGCATTCATATATTGTTATGTCTTTaattgttcagattatagaaatatcactgagttttactcagcgtacaattttgttttctgtgcgcaagttaggtacttctcttttgattGCCGAtttagcatccaacaacgatctcgatctcaaatgtggtgatgtttaccttttgtaatggcatgtacctaggatgtgtttgggttttttaatgattttggtatatgttacGTAGTtgagtttgagtataatgttGGTTTGGTATGTATATAAACATATGTTATGTTTGATGCCATAATTTGGGTATGTTATTTTGAACCTAAGATTGTTAGGTGTTTGTGAATTTACTAATGATGCCTAGGTGGTTATAAACTAGGCTAAATAGAGTAATTTTGGGTatgttttaaacttttatttgaatgatggattgataatatattttgatgattaaacgaatggtttttgagttgcttaatgCCCAAGCAAGTAGGAATTGGTAAACTTATTGTTTAAggcacattttaggtccacacggtcagacacacgggcgtgtaacttggccatgtgagacacacagctagcacacgggcgtgtgaggccatttcgagggttacacggcctggcatacatgtgtgtggcttggccgtgtgacctaagtaaGTTACATgacgtgtgtccctacttcgaatagCCACACTGCTGTATGACCCCTATAGtgaaatttttctaactttttctcaaaattttcaaatgttttcgatttagtcccaaatcatttctaaagtgatttTAAGCCCTCAAAGGCTTGAATAAGGGACTCTATGCATGTTTAAGGGtgaattatattatgattatggTAATGTTTTGAAACTAATGATTTAAATTACGTTTACTCAGTAATGCTCCaaaaccctattccgacgatggatacgggttaggggtgttacagggagaGAATGAAACTTCATCTCTTCTCCACTATATGCcttaagaaaaaaagaagagaaaaattatTTCAACTAGCCACTATTGTTGTCCACCAAATTGCTATGGTAAAGGAGATTCTTCACTtgattttaatgaatttctaactTATGACCTTAGATTAACAAAACCCAAATTTTAGATTAGTGAATTGAtgagttttagttaagttttcatgTTTGAAACTTGAACTTAGAAAGGTAGAGATGATGagattcttgtaaattattagtGTTCATTGATAGTTAGAAGTACTAAAAGTATATTTACAAATTgagattttgattcaattgggaaaaattgaaaaatacaaaGTATTTGGATATTAAAgtttatagggactaaatcgaataatttacaatAGTGTTTAATTGTCAATGGTTCTTATATTTGACTGTGAAACTAATGTTAttttcgtaatcagataaatcatACGTAGCTAAAGGCGGCGTTGATAGGTCGAGGGATACATGGAAAGAAAAGGCCATAGATGAGTAGCATATTCAGCTTATGCTAGCATAAATTGTTCTTGTTGTGTGTGTGTGCGCCCGCGTACACTAATTCGTTTCATTTGTACGATCTTTAGTGATTCAAGGCTAATATGAATACACATGTGCTAAGTGATATTGAGTGAGATTGGTAAGTTGATAGGGAAATATGTATTTAAGAAATATGAATTAAGTCATaattatgtgttttgaattgaatggCTTTATTGTATATATGCCATGTTAAATTATGTGATAATGTTATTTATTAAATGGGAATCCTTATTAAGTAGTCCTAAGATAGAGTTCAGGTATAGTTGACATGCCGTAGGATTTGTTATATGAAGATACTTTGGTTTATATCGATGAATGTTCGGCGCATATTACTTCAAACGTAATGATGAGTACTAGGTGCATTTTCTATGGTGAGTAGATGGGTAGATTGGTGTAACCATCTTAAGTTTGTGTTTGATTAATAGGGGTGATAAAATAAATAGGAcatattgtataataataaaatatatgtgataaaatgtgaaaaaaaaattagtttacttGATATTCAATATTGATGTTGAAACTTGAATAGCATGTGATAGACCATGCGAGATTCCATGACGAGATCCCTGAGGGTGTATCGATATGTACTATACGAGGCAAATGTCAAATTATGACAATCTTGAGAAAGTAATAAAGAAGGAATCTGTGCAATAGTAAAATAGTTTATAGTTTTATTATAACTAGTTTAGGAGCATGATATTTACTTAATATGCATGTACCTTGATATCATGTTATGTAAGCACCACTAAGCTCTTTTTCTCAACGTGcagattattttatattatgcaCAGGTGATGATTAGGTCTCAAACTATACGAGGAGTGTCATCAACATCTAGTTTTCACATCTCAGCTCAACCACATCCAAGTAAAGTTTGTTATGTTTTGTAAGTTCTAATGGCATGTGCCTAGGTAATGAGGGTAATACTTTAAGTCTTGTGGATATGATAATGCTTTGGTACGACTGGAAGCATGTTTTGTTCATTTTGTGATCTTTGATAATGGCATTTAGTTATTATGTATGTATAAGTTTTGGTGTTGTTGCGTATTTAATCAAGTAAGTCCTTACATGATGCATTAATTGTGATGACTCTAGGTGTTAATGATGTGTTTTTGGATGTCAAAGTTATGTTTCATGATTGAGTGGAATAATAGTTTCATACAAATGCGATTCGGTATTCTTATCAACATGAACCAAAGTTACATTTTAGCATTTTACCATTTGGTCTCAAGATAATGAGGCTCTTATCTTAAGACATCAAGAACAAAATGATCATTATAGGCATTTCTTGGTAGTGTTCTCAAGACTCGTTGAACATGTCTTGAGACATCAATTGCCAAGTCTCGAGACAGGTGCTCTATCATCTCGAGACATCTAAATATCGAGCCTAAAGTCCAAAAATAGGGTAGTTATATCTCGAGTTGAGACATAAACCTCAATGTCTTGAGACACAAAAACATTGAAGGTAAGGATCTAAATTAGGGGAAGCATATCTCGAGACATAAACCTCCAGGTCTTGAAACACactgttgaattttttttaatttgagttgGATTTGAATCCTAACTCCGTATTTGACCCTGAGTAACCCCGAGACATGTTAAATAAGGTTTTGGACATCTAAAATGCTTGATCGTGCTTGTAATTGATACTAGTTTGGAATCATGTCATGTTTATATGTTTAGTGTTTTCGTAAATGATTCAAGTTAGTCTGAGTTGCTCTGACAACATAATGTGACATCTCATATCCAGATCCGACCTTCAGGTCAGGTGTAGAGTGTCACAGTATGGtcttaatttgaaaaaattttaaaaaaatatatttaaatctcACATTTTCTTAGAAAGTCATTTCAACAAAGatcatttaagaaaataaaaagcattttcaatttcattgaaaattttaggCTAAGATACTCTCCTGTAAGTATTTTTATAGGTGTGACTTGACAATACACCTCTAGGTGCCCTTAATCACAAAATAAAGCACCTAAAAACTTCTATCACCTTGAATAACACTTCCTTAAAAATTCATTGAAGTTTTGCTTTCTTATGCCTTCACGTGTCTTTGACTTGTTATAAGGAATGAGTTTGTGAATGTTTATGCATGTTGGGGATGAAGTAAATTcatttcaagcattaaatctGAGCTAAAAAAACCTTGCAACTTAAGTTTCAAGACTTACCAAGGGGGTCTCAATACCTCTCGTAAAAGTAGCCATTTATAGTCATTATAAGGCTAAGTTTCTAGATTTGCAAGTTAAGTCTCAATACTTGGCCTTCTAGATGAGTTCTGAGGCTTTTGAATTTTCTATTCTCGATACTTGTAATGTTGAGTATCGAGACTTAGCTATAAAAATTCCTTGAAAACATGTTAAGCACTTTGGTATTAACTCAAAAAAAACTTTTGGACATTatgaaacatatttaaaacatggtTTTGATTATTTGCCaatctttgaaaatgtttaatcATGAAATGACTTATTAATACAATTTATCTTAAATATTGTCATAGAAAAAGCTTGGGACATCAAAGCTAGCTCACACATATCCATGATCCCTTTAGGTTAAATTTGTTCACCTAATTTGATCTATT from Gossypium hirsutum isolate 1008001.06 chromosome D04, Gossypium_hirsutum_v2.1, whole genome shotgun sequence encodes:
- the LOC121216223 gene encoding WEB family protein At2g40480 isoform X2: MAAVPQGSPMEGVPGTPGIREMRPEHSSKNFGFCTDSSRDPNPGIRRVSLRAEIDTSPPFVSVKEAVTRFGGSGPRVPLYKFGETYNGIEEFDIKKVEEQAAELEKDLIVKELETLDVLEELGTTKRIVEDLKRQLQNEALKCMATATPDNMPSPAIKEMNMEHRERIGNGGSSLCPISSPDLILMELKEAKLNLGVKVKPQIANNVGAANHGSFENCSNILRSPFHNNSKLEQFKKTVDPAKTEVPRSTPLPGNEENRPCRRTAQMRWIAAKKMEEAARAAEALALIEMNALTGMKGLPSNANSSGFSLPEPEPEPLLGTPKVIRAEEVSNRKVIHAMHKFAEANISKMSILKKLEEASEEVKHSKQALAEALNRLEIATRKQLDAEEALRRWIPEQEQKKQVIYNATKINNFHPPIPQHQHLPRSPLHDLMNKQNPTMDDEPKPVLRPTVSMRDILSRKQVTPDDCVVKRPNEGHNTERQKVALSQRLHELREDLTFPQIPDHQKEHGDDQKQYLTQRRKFGFIHISLPVAKQNKKKP
- the LOC121216223 gene encoding WEB family protein At2g40480 isoform X1; the protein is MAAVPQGSPMEGVPGTPGIREMRPEHSSKNFGFCTDSSRDPNPGIRRVSLRAEIDTSPPFVSVKEAVTRFGGSGPRVPLYKFGETYNGIEEFDIKKVEEQAAELEKDLIVKELETLDVLEELGTTKRIVEDLKRQLQNEALKCMATATPDNMPSPAIKEMNMEHRERIGNGGSSLCPISSPDLILMELKEAKLNLGKTINDLGVIQTFVESLNKNTKKEKSLLDITLERLTCKFAGVKVKPQIANNVGAANHGSFENCSNILRSPFHNNSKLEQFKKTVDPAKTEVPRSTPLPGNEENRPCRRTAQMRWIAAKKMEEAARAAEALALIEMNALTGMKGLPSNANSSGFSLPEPEPEPLLGTPKVIRAEEVSNRKVIHAMHKFAEANISKMSILKKLEEASEEVKHSKQALAEALNRLEIATRKQLDAEEALRRWIPEQEQKKQVIYNATKINNFHPPIPQHQHLPRSPLHDLMNKQNPTMDDEPKPVLRPTVSMRDILSRKQVTPDDCVVKRPNEGHNTERQKVALSQRLHELREDLTFPQIPDHQKEHGDDQKQYLTQRRKFGFIHISLPVAKQNKKKP